One window of the Anaerobranca californiensis DSM 14826 genome contains the following:
- the panD gene encoding aspartate 1-decarboxylase: protein MYITMFKSKIHKATVTEANLNYVGSVTIDKDLLEASGILPHEKVQIVNNNNGARLETYVIEGPRGSGVICLNGAAARLVQPGDVVIIIAYCQLDEQEAKNHQPTIVFVDEKNRITSIEGKEKHGEIR, encoded by the coding sequence ATGTATATTACAATGTTTAAATCAAAAATCCATAAAGCCACAGTTACTGAAGCAAATTTAAACTATGTAGGCAGTGTAACTATTGATAAAGATCTATTAGAAGCTTCTGGAATCTTGCCCCATGAAAAAGTACAAATTGTCAATAATAATAATGGGGCTAGATTAGAAACCTATGTAATAGAAGGTCCTAGGGGAAGTGGGGTAATTTGTCTAAATGGTGCCGCCGCCCGTCTAGTTCAACCAGGAGATGTGGTTATTATCATCGCTTATTGTCAATTAGATGAACAAGAGGCTAAAAACCATCAACCAACTATAGTCTTTGTAGATGAAAAGAACAGGATAACTTCTATTGAGGGTAAAGAAAAACACGGTGAAATCAGATAG
- a CDS encoding rubredoxin, with protein sequence MSKWECTICGYVYDPEVGEEGVAEPGTSFADLPEDYLCPECGVGKEYFEELA encoded by the coding sequence TTGTCAAAATGGGAATGTACTATCTGTGGGTATGTTTATGACCCTGAAGTTGGAGAAGAGGGGGTAGCTGAGCCAGGTACATCTTTCGCTGATTTACCAGAGGACTACCTTTGTCCAGAATGTGGAGTTGGTAAAGAATATTTTGAAGAATTAGCTTAA